The following are encoded together in the Bacteroidota bacterium genome:
- the tnpA gene encoding IS200/IS605 family transposase: protein MSNTFSQIYIQVIFAVKGRDSLILPSWETELHKYITGIITNKGQKLIAINGMPDHIHILIGMKPSCSLSDLVREIKKSSNEFIKSKKFTKFNFQWQEGFGAFSYSHSALDNVIAYISNQKEHHRKKTFREEYVEFLEKYKIDFKDEYLFEWIE from the coding sequence ATGTCAAATACTTTTTCGCAAATATATATTCAAGTAATCTTTGCAGTTAAAGGTAGGGATAGTCTGATTTTACCGAGTTGGGAAACGGAATTACACAAATATATTACAGGCATTATTACCAATAAAGGGCAAAAGTTAATAGCTATAAACGGAATGCCAGATCATATTCATATATTAATTGGTATGAAACCAAGCTGTTCCCTATCGGATTTGGTGAGGGAAATAAAAAAGTCCTCTAACGAATTCATCAAGAGTAAGAAATTCACAAAGTTTAATTTTCAATGGCAAGAAGGTTTTGGGGCATTTTCGTACAGCCATTCTGCGTTAGACAATGTAATAGCATATATTAGCAATCAGAAAGAGCATCACAGAAAAAAAACATTTAGAGAGGAGTACGTTGAGTTTTTAGAAAAATATAAAATAGATTTTAAAGATGAATATTTGTTTGAATGGATAGAATAA
- a CDS encoding GxxExxY protein, producing MINEQYKYSEQTSRIIGCAMTIHKTLGNGFQEVIYQRALAIEMGLAGIEFSREFEMPIFYREEQIGTRRVDFLVEGIISVELKAITKLEDVHLAQAINYLEAYNLEIGLLINFGESSLNFKRLTNKKYKSPESKQSK from the coding sequence ATGATTAATGAGCAATACAAATATTCTGAACAGACTTCCCGAATTATTGGATGTGCTATGACTATTCATAAAACGTTAGGAAATGGTTTTCAGGAAGTCATTTATCAAAGGGCACTGGCAATTGAAATGGGTTTGGCTGGTATTGAATTTAGCAGAGAATTTGAAATGCCAATTTTTTATAGAGAAGAACAAATAGGCACTCGGAGGGTTGATTTTTTAGTAGAAGGAATTATTTCAGTGGAGTTAAAAGCAATTACCAAACTAGAAGATGTTCATCTTGCGCAGGCTATTAATTATTTGGAAGCGTACAATTTGGAAATAGGTTTGCTTATCAATTTTGGAGAATCAAGCCTAAATTTCAAAAGATTGACCAACAAAAAATATAAATCACCTGAATCAAAACAATCAAAATAA
- a CDS encoding type I restriction endonuclease subunit R: MQFNENSRVKLPTILHLCRLGYTYLPLSRTNWDKNTNIFTDIFKSNIKRLNPEITDGDVKGILDNINLVLDYEDLGKAFYELITSPSGYKLIDFDNFKNNSLHVVTELPCVNGEEEFRPDITLLINGMPLVFIEVKKPNNLEGIQAEYKRTFKRFENKKLRKFINATQLMVFSNNMNYAVGDIVPLQGAFYATTSYSKPVFNYFREEDKFDLQELLADVPDDLETFILKDNNLVGIKNAPEFITNKNPDSPTNKICTSLFRPERLSFFLQYSITYVKENASLQKHIMRYPQYFATKAIEKKLNEGVKKGIIWHTQGSGKTALTFYNVKYLTHYFRAKNIVPKFYFIVDRLDLLIQAGREFKSRGLVVHNVNSREEFAKDIKSTSAIHNNSGKLEITVVNIQKFKDDPDVLRSKDYQLNIQRVYFLDEVHRSYNPKGSFLANLNESDPNAIKIGLTGTPLLGDDYNSKSLFGGYIHKYYYNSSIADGYTLRLIREEIETSYHLKLKEALKDIEILKGDSDRKLVYSHPKFVEPMLDYIVQDFEKARIASNDNTIGGMVVCDSSEQAEQMKEIFEHKYSIKESEYRMAAEPAVSYNQKQKEESKVTSSALILHDAGTKSEREVLIEEFKDGKIDLLFVYNMLLTGFDAPRLKKLYLSRVIKAHNLLQTLTRVNRTYKDFKYGYVVDFADIQREFDKTNRDYFNELQNELGDEMEHYSNLFKSKEEIEKDIQHIKEVLFQYDTVNAEVFSQQISEINDRSTMLQLAKALNTAKELYNLIRLSGNYELLEKLDFHKLTLLSRAANDRLALINTREALEKNVDTSNLLNVALEDVIFAFTKIKEEEMILADQLKNILQRTREMLGGNFDQHDPVFISLREELERLFKKKNLSEVTKEEMEQNIQDLEKIYNEAKELERKNQLLKAKYDNDSKYARLHKRLMEKDPLTDSESKLFEALQSLKKEVDTQILQNSHMLENDSYIEKMMARIVIDQLMKKHQLPLNPESSQRINLLIVKEYMNEYYGRAS; this comes from the coding sequence ATGCAATTCAACGAAAACTCACGAGTTAAACTTCCTACCATTTTGCATTTATGCAGATTGGGCTACACTTACTTGCCTTTATCAAGGACTAATTGGGATAAGAACACCAATATTTTTACCGATATATTCAAATCAAATATTAAAAGATTAAATCCTGAAATAACTGATGGCGATGTAAAAGGCATATTAGATAACATCAATTTGGTGTTGGATTATGAGGATTTAGGGAAAGCATTTTATGAATTAATTACTTCTCCGTCCGGTTATAAACTAATTGACTTTGATAATTTCAAAAACAATTCCCTGCACGTTGTTACTGAATTACCATGCGTAAATGGTGAGGAAGAATTTCGACCTGATATTACATTGTTGATTAACGGAATGCCGTTGGTTTTTATAGAAGTTAAAAAACCGAATAACCTCGAAGGCATACAGGCTGAATACAAACGCACATTTAAGCGCTTTGAAAATAAAAAGCTACGTAAGTTTATTAACGCTACGCAGTTAATGGTATTTTCAAATAACATGAACTATGCTGTTGGCGATATTGTTCCATTGCAAGGTGCATTCTACGCTACAACATCATACTCTAAGCCTGTATTCAATTATTTTAGAGAAGAAGACAAGTTTGATTTACAAGAATTATTAGCTGATGTTCCTGATGATTTGGAAACATTCATCTTAAAGGACAACAATTTAGTGGGTATTAAAAATGCTCCAGAATTTATTACAAACAAAAACCCCGATTCTCCTACTAATAAGATTTGTACTTCGCTCTTTCGGCCTGAACGATTATCATTTTTTCTGCAATATTCTATTACCTATGTAAAGGAAAACGCCAGTTTACAAAAACACATCATGCGCTATCCACAATACTTCGCAACAAAAGCTATTGAGAAGAAATTGAACGAAGGCGTTAAAAAGGGTATCATTTGGCACACACAAGGAAGTGGAAAAACTGCACTCACATTTTATAACGTAAAATATTTAACGCATTACTTCCGTGCAAAAAATATTGTTCCGAAATTTTATTTTATTGTTGACCGTTTAGATTTACTAATACAAGCCGGACGAGAATTTAAAAGTCGTGGACTTGTGGTACACAATGTAAATTCACGAGAAGAATTTGCAAAGGATATTAAGTCCACAAGTGCCATACACAACAATTCCGGCAAATTGGAAATTACTGTTGTAAACATTCAAAAATTTAAAGATGATCCGGATGTTTTACGCAGTAAGGATTATCAATTAAACATTCAGCGCGTTTATTTCTTAGATGAAGTTCACCGAAGCTATAATCCGAAAGGAAGTTTCTTGGCCAACCTGAACGAATCCGATCCTAACGCAATCAAAATAGGATTAACAGGAACGCCATTATTGGGTGATGATTATAATTCTAAATCTTTGTTCGGAGGTTACATTCACAAATACTATTACAATTCTTCCATTGCTGATGGTTATACGTTACGCTTGATACGTGAAGAAATTGAAACCAGTTACCACTTAAAATTAAAAGAAGCCCTAAAAGACATTGAAATTTTAAAAGGCGATTCCGACAGAAAGTTGGTTTACTCCCATCCCAAGTTTGTAGAGCCAATGCTGGATTACATTGTACAAGATTTTGAAAAGGCACGTATTGCAAGCAACGACAATACTATTGGTGGTATGGTTGTTTGTGATTCATCGGAGCAGGCGGAACAAATGAAAGAAATATTTGAACACAAATATTCTATCAAAGAATCTGAATACAGAATGGCTGCCGAGCCTGCTGTTTCATACAACCAAAAACAAAAAGAAGAAAGTAAGGTAACTTCTTCGGCTCTTATTTTGCACGATGCCGGAACAAAATCGGAACGTGAAGTATTAATTGAAGAATTTAAAGACGGTAAAATTGATTTGCTGTTCGTGTATAATATGCTGCTTACTGGCTTTGATGCGCCTCGTTTAAAGAAATTGTATTTGAGCCGTGTTATTAAGGCACACAATCTTTTGCAAACGCTTACACGTGTTAATCGTACCTATAAAGATTTTAAGTATGGTTATGTTGTTGATTTTGCAGACATACAGCGTGAGTTTGATAAAACCAACCGAGATTATTTTAACGAACTGCAAAATGAGTTGGGTGATGAAATGGAACATTACTCCAATTTATTCAAATCAAAAGAAGAAATTGAAAAGGATATTCAGCATATAAAAGAGGTTTTATTTCAGTACGATACTGTAAATGCAGAAGTGTTCTCACAACAAATTTCTGAAATAAACGACCGCTCTACCATGCTTCAACTGGCTAAAGCCCTTAACACCGCTAAGGAATTATACAACCTCATTCGCTTATCAGGTAATTATGAGTTATTAGAAAAATTAGATTTTCATAAACTTACACTACTATCCAGAGCAGCAAACGATAGGTTAGCATTAATCAATACTCGTGAAGCATTAGAAAAAAATGTTGATACAAGCAATCTGTTAAATGTAGCATTAGAGGATGTGATCTTCGCTTTTACCAAAATTAAGGAGGAAGAAATGATTTTGGCTGACCAACTCAAAAACATTTTACAACGTACCCGTGAAATGTTGGGTGGTAATTTCGACCAACACGATCCGGTGTTTATTTCATTAAGAGAAGAACTGGAACGCCTCTTTAAGAAAAAGAATTTAAGCGAGGTTACAAAGGAGGAAATGGAACAGAATATTCAGGATTTGGAAAAGATTTATAACGAAGCCAAAGAACTGGAACGTAAAAATCAATTACTGAAAGCGAAATACGATAATGATTCCAAGTATGCCCGTTTGCACAAACGCCTAATGGAGAAAGACCCACTAACGGATAGCGAAAGCAAATTGTTTGAGGCTCTGCAAAGTTTAAAGAAAGAAGTGGATACACAGATTTTGCAAAATTCGCATATGCTTGAAAACGATAGCTACATTGAAAAAATGATGGCAAGGATAGTGATTGACCAACTGATGAAAAAGCACCAGTTACCTCTTAATCCTGAATCATCACAACGAATTAACCTATTAATTGTAAAAGAGTACATGAACGAGTATTACGGACGTGCATCTTAA
- a CDS encoding Bro-N domain-containing protein, producing MSKKSEIKLFEQKQVRTIWDEENEKWYLSIVDVIEVLTGTDRPRKYWSDLKSKLKKEGSELSEKIGQLKMEASDGKKYTTDVADTEQLFRVIQTIPSPKAEPFKLWLAQVAAERLDEMQDPELSIDRALEQYLKLGYSEKWINQRLKSIEIRKELTDEWKKRGLKDGVQFATLTDIITKAWSDKTTKEYKILKGLKKENLRDNMTNTELILSMLAEASTKDISEATKPASFEASKKVAQHGGNVAKVALKELESKTGKKVVTALNAKNLLEKNLSNVKDIKKLPSKKKK from the coding sequence ATGAGTAAGAAAAGTGAAATTAAATTATTTGAACAAAAACAAGTACGAACCATTTGGGACGAAGAAAATGAAAAATGGTATTTATCTATTGTAGATGTAATTGAAGTACTTACTGGCACTGACCGCCCCAGAAAATATTGGAGTGACTTAAAATCTAAGCTTAAAAAAGAAGGAAGTGAGTTGTCCGAAAAAATCGGACAACTGAAAATGGAGGCGTCTGACGGCAAAAAATACACAACCGATGTGGCCGACACCGAACAATTGTTTCGGGTTATACAGACTATTCCATCTCCTAAAGCAGAACCATTTAAACTGTGGTTAGCACAAGTAGCTGCCGAACGTTTGGATGAAATGCAAGACCCGGAGTTGAGTATTGACAGAGCCTTAGAGCAATACCTAAAATTGGGTTATTCGGAAAAATGGATAAATCAACGACTTAAAAGTATTGAAATTCGGAAGGAACTTACCGATGAATGGAAAAAACGCGGTTTAAAAGATGGTGTTCAGTTTGCTACACTTACCGACATTATCACCAAAGCGTGGAGCGATAAAACTACCAAAGAATATAAAATACTTAAAGGGTTGAAAAAAGAGAACCTGAGGGATAATATGACTAATACCGAATTAATTTTGAGTATGCTTGCAGAAGCTTCCACTAAAGATATATCTGAAGCTACCAAGCCCGCTTCTTTTGAAGCCAGCAAAAAAGTGGCCCAACATGGAGGGAATGTAGCTAAGGTGGCTTTAAAAGAATTAGAATCCAAAACCGGTAAAAAGGTTGTAACGGCTTTAAACGCTAAAAATCTATTGGAAAAAAATTTGTCGAATGTAAAAGACATTAAAAAATTACCATCGAAAAAAAAGAAATAA
- a CDS encoding restriction endonuclease subunit S yields MSKISQTTLGDLIEFQRGYDLPKSEFKEGNVPVISSNGILGYHNEAKVKAPGITIGRSGTVGLPHYIKVDYFPHNTALFIKDFKGNFPKYIYYLIKTLRLNEFKSGSGVPTMNRNHLHPLKVNAYLDPKIQEKTTSVLSCLDSKIELNNRINAELEAMAKTLYDYWFVQFDFPFDFAQGKPNAKGKPYKTSGGKMVWSEELRREIPEGWEVRKLEDVENNIITGKTPSTENQSYFNGDIPFICIGDVRGNMHIVDTEIKLTEEGANTQKNKFIPKGSICVTCIATPGLVGFATKDSQTNQQLNSIICEKFENQYYLYFYLTDYFKYARAKTGNTFANMNKGDFSSILVVKPSKEVLINFSEKVKPLVEIILNNSLQNQQLASLRDWLLPMLMNGQVKVSEL; encoded by the coding sequence ATGAGTAAGATTTCACAAACTACTTTAGGTGATTTAATTGAATTTCAGCGGGGGTATGATTTACCTAAATCTGAATTTAAAGAGGGGAATGTTCCTGTAATATCTTCGAATGGTATTTTAGGATATCATAATGAAGCAAAAGTGAAAGCGCCAGGCATTACAATAGGTCGAAGTGGAACTGTTGGCCTACCACATTATATTAAAGTTGATTACTTTCCTCACAACACTGCACTTTTTATAAAAGATTTTAAAGGTAATTTCCCAAAGTATATTTACTACTTAATAAAAACTTTAAGATTAAACGAATTTAAAAGCGGATCAGGTGTCCCAACAATGAATAGGAATCATTTGCATCCACTTAAAGTAAATGCGTATTTAGATCCTAAAATTCAAGAAAAGACAACCTCGGTACTTTCCTGCTTAGATTCCAAAATCGAACTCAACAACCGCATCAATGCCGAGTTAGAAGCAATGGCAAAAACACTTTATGATTATTGGTTTGTGCAGTTTGATTTTCCCTTCGACTTCGCTCAGGGCAAGCCGAATGCAAAAGGTAAACCCTACAAAACAAGTGGGGGTAAAATGGTTTGGAGTGAGGAATTAAGGAGGGAGATTCCGGAGGGGTGGGAGGTGAGAAAGTTAGAGGATGTAGAAAACAACATCATAACAGGTAAAACGCCTTCAACAGAAAATCAAAGTTATTTTAATGGAGATATTCCATTTATTTGCATAGGCGATGTTAGAGGGAATATGCACATAGTTGATACAGAAATTAAACTAACAGAAGAAGGAGCTAATACACAAAAAAATAAATTTATACCTAAAGGATCTATTTGCGTTACATGTATTGCTACGCCCGGGTTAGTTGGCTTTGCAACTAAGGATTCACAAACAAATCAACAATTAAATTCTATCATTTGCGAAAAATTCGAAAATCAATATTATTTATATTTCTATCTCACTGACTATTTTAAGTACGCAAGGGCTAAAACAGGTAACACGTTTGCCAATATGAACAAAGGTGATTTTTCTTCTATACTTGTAGTTAAACCATCTAAAGAAGTATTGATAAACTTTTCTGAAAAAGTAAAACCTTTAGTTGAAATTATACTTAATAATTCTTTACAAAACCAACAACTTGCATCTCTCCGTGATTGGCTTTTGCCAATGTTAATGAATGGGCAGGTGAAGGTGTCTGAACTTTGA
- a CDS encoding RNA-binding transcriptional accessory protein: MDDIAICLKIAKTLSISAKQVSATVELLDEGGTVPFISRYRKEVTGSLDEVQVLAIKNEIERVRELEKRKEAVLASIESQGRLTEFIKNAVLEAETMATLEDLYLPFKPKRRTKATIAREKGLEPLALFILEQSDISLEAEATKYLDAEKEVDSVDAALAGARDIIAEIISEDAKVREGMRKLYMKSGVIKSQVIYGKEEEGEKFKDYFDWQEPLAECPSHRMLAMRRGQNECILGLDILVDTDTALDLIKTQFVKSKGECAQHIITAIEDGYDRLLQPSMESEMRAITKDKADEKAIEVFAENLRELLLASPLGQKAILGVDPGFRTGCKVVALNPQGKLLEETVIYPHEPQRMVTESEHVILAFCAKHNIEAIAIGNGTASRETEQFIRNIDVLPKSIPVIMVSESGASIYSASEVAREEFPDYDLTVRGAVSIGRRLADPLAELVKLDPKSIGVGQYQHDVDQMALKRKLDDVVISCVNGVGVELNTASKQLLSYVSGVNSTLAKNIVEYRNKNGSFKSRKDLLKVDRMGEKIFEQCSGFLRILDGTHPLDKSAVHPESYPIVEKMAKDLNCTIDDLITNKELRKKINLSSYVTEKIGLPTLQDIMNELEKPGRDPRKSFEVFSFDDSVHKISDLREGMRLPGIVTNVTNFGAFVDIGVHQDGLVHVSQLSDTFVTDPNTVVKVGQKVWVHVTECDVQRKRIALSMKGEGNPTSKKNVNKKQEPVYDPNDFNSALAALKQKFGK; this comes from the coding sequence ATGGATGATATAGCAATTTGTTTAAAAATAGCAAAAACACTTTCCATAAGTGCGAAGCAAGTAAGTGCAACGGTTGAATTGTTGGACGAAGGGGGCACCGTGCCTTTCATTTCAAGATATAGAAAAGAAGTTACCGGTAGCTTAGATGAAGTGCAGGTGCTTGCAATAAAAAATGAAATTGAGAGAGTGCGTGAGTTGGAAAAACGCAAGGAGGCCGTGTTGGCTTCTATTGAAAGTCAAGGAAGATTGACGGAATTCATAAAGAACGCTGTTCTAGAGGCAGAGACAATGGCAACATTAGAAGATTTGTATTTGCCATTCAAGCCAAAACGAAGAACAAAAGCAACCATCGCAAGAGAGAAAGGTTTGGAGCCATTGGCTTTATTTATTTTAGAACAATCGGATATCTCTTTAGAAGCAGAAGCTACAAAGTATTTAGATGCTGAGAAGGAGGTTGATTCGGTAGATGCTGCGTTGGCAGGAGCACGCGATATTATTGCTGAAATAATAAGTGAAGATGCCAAGGTGAGAGAAGGTATGCGAAAACTGTATATGAAATCCGGTGTTATTAAAAGTCAGGTTATATATGGCAAAGAGGAAGAGGGAGAAAAATTTAAAGATTATTTCGATTGGCAAGAGCCTTTGGCGGAATGTCCAAGCCACAGAATGCTTGCTATGCGCAGAGGACAAAACGAATGTATATTGGGGTTGGATATTTTAGTAGATACAGATACTGCATTGGATTTAATAAAAACACAATTTGTTAAGTCGAAAGGAGAGTGTGCTCAGCATATTATTACCGCTATTGAAGATGGCTACGACCGATTGCTTCAACCTAGCATGGAAAGCGAGATGCGAGCTATTACAAAAGACAAGGCAGATGAGAAAGCAATTGAGGTTTTTGCAGAAAATTTAAGAGAATTGTTGTTGGCTTCGCCTCTTGGACAAAAAGCGATACTGGGTGTAGATCCTGGATTTAGAACAGGTTGCAAGGTAGTAGCATTAAATCCACAAGGTAAATTACTTGAAGAAACTGTAATTTATCCTCATGAGCCACAACGTATGGTTACAGAGTCGGAGCATGTTATTCTTGCGTTTTGTGCAAAACACAATATAGAAGCCATTGCTATTGGCAATGGAACGGCATCGCGCGAAACAGAACAGTTTATAAGAAATATAGATGTATTGCCAAAGTCAATACCTGTGATTATGGTAAGTGAGTCGGGAGCTTCTATTTACTCTGCATCAGAAGTAGCGAGAGAAGAATTTCCCGATTACGATTTAACAGTAAGAGGTGCCGTTTCTATTGGGCGTAGGTTGGCTGATCCGTTGGCAGAGCTAGTTAAGTTAGATCCTAAATCTATTGGCGTAGGGCAGTACCAGCACGATGTAGATCAAATGGCGTTGAAACGAAAGTTAGATGATGTGGTGATAAGTTGTGTGAATGGAGTAGGTGTTGAATTAAATACGGCCTCAAAGCAGCTTCTGTCTTACGTTTCCGGAGTTAATAGTACGCTAGCCAAAAACATTGTAGAGTACAGAAATAAAAACGGATCATTTAAATCGCGAAAAGATTTGTTGAAAGTAGATAGGATGGGAGAGAAAATATTTGAGCAATGTTCTGGATTTTTGAGAATACTTGATGGAACGCATCCGTTGGATAAAAGCGCTGTGCATCCGGAGAGTTATCCTATCGTAGAAAAAATGGCCAAGGATTTGAATTGTACCATCGATGATTTAATTACTAATAAGGAGTTGCGAAAAAAAATTAATTTATCTTCTTATGTGACCGAAAAAATTGGATTACCAACATTGCAAGATATTATGAATGAGCTGGAGAAGCCCGGTAGAGATCCACGTAAATCTTTTGAAGTATTTAGCTTTGATGATAGTGTGCATAAAATATCTGATTTGAGAGAAGGAATGCGCCTTCCGGGTATTGTTACCAACGTAACTAACTTTGGCGCTTTTGTAGATATTGGTGTACATCAAGATGGTCTGGTACATGTTTCTCAATTGAGCGATACGTTTGTTACAGACCCTAACACAGTTGTTAAGGTAGGACAAAAAGTATGGGTGCATGTTACCGAGTGTGATGTGCAACGTAAACGTATTGCGCTTTCAATGAAAGGAGAAGGAAATCCAACTTCAAAAAAGAATGTAAATAAGAAGCAAGAGCCCGTGTACGATCCAAATGATTTTAATTCCGCATTGGCGGCATTGAAGCAGAAGTTTGGGAAATAG
- a CDS encoding ImmA/IrrE family metallo-endopeptidase: protein MPNNYFLQKEASDFRLRNGIGACEPIRMKSWLPKLGVMAMFKPMSDNFSGMAIKHSDYKFIIINSNHRVSKQHFTIAHEFYHLFVQKDFVYEVSNAGNFDKKNKVEYEADWFAAYLLMPEECLLSLIPKDELSKNKIELTTIIKIEQYFACSRRALLIRLDAMGLIDFDKYEKYTTGVVRSAELLGYDTTLYKPGNKGLVIGDYGAKAKKLFDNGIISESHFISLMKDIGKDIENLADDNEQEE, encoded by the coding sequence ATGCCGAATAATTATTTTTTACAAAAGGAAGCATCCGATTTTCGTTTGCGAAATGGCATTGGAGCATGTGAGCCGATACGTATGAAAAGCTGGTTACCCAAACTGGGTGTGATGGCCATGTTTAAGCCTATGTCGGATAATTTTTCCGGAATGGCAATTAAGCATAGTGATTATAAATTTATAATCATAAATTCCAATCATCGCGTGAGTAAACAGCATTTTACAATAGCGCATGAGTTTTATCACCTGTTTGTTCAAAAAGATTTTGTGTACGAAGTTTCCAATGCAGGTAACTTTGATAAAAAAAATAAAGTGGAGTATGAGGCCGATTGGTTTGCAGCATATTTATTAATGCCGGAGGAGTGCTTACTGTCTCTTATTCCTAAGGATGAATTGAGTAAGAATAAAATTGAATTAACTACGATTATCAAAATTGAACAATATTTTGCGTGCAGCAGGAGAGCTTTATTGATACGCTTAGATGCCATGGGATTGATTGATTTTGACAAATATGAAAAATATACAACAGGAGTTGTTCGCAGTGCAGAGTTGTTAGGGTACGATACCACTTTATACAAACCCGGCAACAAAGGCCTGGTAATAGGCGATTACGGAGCCAAAGCAAAAAAATTATTTGATAATGGTATTATTTCAGAATCTCATTTTATCAGCTTAATGAAGGATATAGGAAAGGATATTGAAAATTTAGCAGACGATAATGAGCAGGAAGAATAA
- a CDS encoding SAM-dependent DNA methyltransferase, whose translation MSKTLEFERKTKTLIDDLKSVCANYGLGNDGNEFKIITQVFLYKFLNDKFAYEIKQLEPKLAKAESWESELKKFKKNDYEMLLMQLNENTARLRPEHFIATLYDKQNSDKFSELFDNTLLAIAKENNDIFSVLTDGGEKIMLFENISKYVTDKRDEFCKAIVNKLVNFSFEHIFTEKFDFFATIFEYLIKDYNTNSGGKYAEYFTPHAVAKIMASCLVTEKVKDVTCYDPSAGSGTLLMNLAHAIGEDKCTIYSQDISQKSSNLLRLNLILNNLVHSIPNIVKGNTLLDPYHKEKDKKTLKKFDFIVSNPPFKLDFSDYVEDLKSKENHERFFAGAPNVPKTKPEGMAIYPMFIQHIMHSLSAKGRAAVVVPTGFITAQSGIEKTIREKMVDAKMLRGVISMPSNIFATTGTNVSILFIDTANKKGDIVLMDASKLGTTVKEGKNQKTLLSADEEQKIINTFNKHKVVEDFTVVVSYDQIKEKNYSFSAGQYFDVKIEYTDITPKEFAKKMESYKTNLDNLFSESKKLEKDIQKQLEGLKYE comes from the coding sequence ATGAGCAAGACATTAGAATTTGAAAGAAAAACAAAAACCCTTATTGACGACCTAAAGAGCGTTTGCGCTAATTACGGTTTAGGCAATGATGGCAATGAGTTTAAAATTATTACGCAGGTTTTTTTGTATAAATTTTTGAACGACAAATTTGCCTATGAAATAAAGCAGTTGGAACCAAAGCTTGCCAAAGCGGAGAGTTGGGAGAGTGAATTAAAGAAATTTAAAAAGAATGATTACGAAATGCTGCTGATGCAGTTGAATGAAAATACTGCACGATTAAGACCAGAACATTTCATCGCTACACTTTACGATAAACAAAACAGCGATAAATTTTCCGAATTGTTTGATAACACACTATTGGCTATCGCAAAGGAGAACAACGATATTTTTTCTGTACTTACCGATGGTGGCGAAAAAATAATGTTGTTTGAAAACATCAGCAAATATGTAACGGATAAGCGGGATGAATTTTGTAAGGCAATCGTTAACAAACTGGTGAACTTTAGCTTTGAACATATTTTTACCGAGAAGTTTGATTTCTTCGCTACTATTTTTGAATACCTCATTAAAGATTACAATACCAATAGTGGTGGCAAGTACGCAGAATATTTTACACCTCATGCCGTAGCTAAAATTATGGCATCGTGCTTAGTTACTGAAAAAGTTAAAGATGTAACCTGTTACGATCCTTCGGCAGGTTCAGGCACATTGTTAATGAATTTGGCTCATGCCATTGGCGAGGATAAGTGTACCATTTACTCGCAGGATATTTCTCAAAAGTCATCAAACCTGTTGCGGTTGAATTTGATATTAAACAATTTGGTACACTCTATACCTAACATTGTAAAGGGAAACACCTTGTTAGACCCCTACCACAAAGAGAAGGATAAAAAGACCTTAAAGAAATTTGATTTCATTGTTTCTAACCCTCCGTTTAAGCTTGATTTTAGTGATTATGTGGAAGATTTAAAAAGCAAAGAAAACCACGAACGCTTTTTTGCAGGTGCGCCCAATGTACCAAAAACAAAACCCGAAGGCATGGCTATTTACCCCATGTTCATACAGCACATCATGCACTCGCTTTCTGCAAAAGGAAGAGCAGCCGTTGTTGTACCAACCGGATTTATTACCGCACAAAGCGGAATTGAAAAAACTATACGTGAAAAAATGGTGGATGCTAAAATGCTGCGTGGTGTTATAAGTATGCCTAGCAATATTTTTGCAACCACAGGCACTAACGTTAGCATTTTGTTTATTGATACTGCCAATAAAAAGGGCGACATCGTATTGATGGATGCCTCTAAATTAGGAACTACGGTTAAAGAAGGTAAAAATCAAAAGACATTACTCTCTGCCGATGAAGAACAAAAGATCATTAACACCTTTAATAAGCACAAAGTTGTTGAGGATTTTACGGTAGTTGTTTCTTATGACCAAATAAAAGAAAAGAATTACAGCTTTAGCGCAGGGCAATATTTTGATGTGAAAATTGAATACACAGATATTACTCCAAAAGAATTTGCAAAGAAGATGGAAAGCTATAAAACCAATTTGGATAACCTTTTCAGCGAATCAAAGAAATTGGAAAAAGATATTCAGAAACAATTGGAGGGATTGAAGTATGAGTAA